Genomic window (Prevotella melaninogenica ATCC 25845):
AAGACAAAGCGTTGGTGGATTATCGTTATGCAAATGCTTGTTGGGGCAGCCTTTGCAGGTGTTGCCTTTACGGTCAATACCTCGTTATGGCTTCAGGGGACAATCTGTTTCTTTTGGCTACTGGCATTTAGTAGTGCGACACATGATGTAGTTGCTGATGGTTTTTATATGATGGGACTTAACCAGCATGATCAGGCATTTTTCGTGGGTATTCGTTCTACTTTTTATCGTATTTCAATGGTTGTCGGTAAGGGCGGTCTGATTGCGCTCGCTGGTTTTTTACATAAGAAGTTTGATATACAATGGACTTGGTCGCTTGTCTTCTACGGTCTGATGGCTCTTTTTATGGGACTTGCCCTCTATCATCGCTTTATTCTTCCACGTCCGTCTGAGGATTCTGAGAGGGCACAGGTGTCTGCCAGTCATCTGCTTCGCAGTTTTGGAGAGACTTTTCTTTCCTTCTTTAAAAAGGAGCAGGCTTTGACAACGATCTGTTTCCTACTTCTCTTTCGTTTGCCAGAAGCTTTGATAATCCCTATTTCTCAACTCTTTCTGCAGGCATCGAAGACTAAAGGGGGATTGGCACTTTCTGAGATAGAGTATGGCACCGTGAATGGTGTTGTGGGCGTGGCAGGTCTCCTGATAGGAGGTGTCATTGGAGGAATGATGATTAGTCGAGATGGTTTGAAGCGCTGGATATGGCCGATGACGGCAGCTATCACGTTGCCTAACTTAGCTTATGTCTATTTAGCCTATATACTTCCCGATAATGTGATAGCGATTAGTATTGCTGTATTTATTGAGAATTTCGGTTATGGATTTGGTTTTAGTGCCTATATGCTCTTTATGATTTATTTCAGTCGGGGTGAGCATAAGACCAGTCATTATGCGCTTTGTACAGGCTTTATGGCGTTGTCAATGATGATTCCAGGCTTGTTTGCAGGTGCATTGGCACAGGCGGTGGGTTATCGTTGGTTCTTTGTTATCGTCATGATTGTTTGCATCTTCCCATTCTTGGTTGCTCATCAGCTGCGTATTGATGAGGATTTTGGGAAGAAGTAGCCGATAGAGGCGCTTTGAAGACAGAAAAAGGAGAGGAGGGAAGGCTACGAGGCAATTCCTCGTAGAAGCGGACCGTGAGATAGACGGCTGAAGGGAGGCGGAATTTAGGCAGGAACTGCCTTTAACAGAATCTCAATTAGCCGTGGTAAAGCATAATTTTCAAGGTCTTGCTTTTCAATCCATATGAATTCAGAGGGCAGTTGTGGACGCCTCGTAGGCTGCCAAAGGTAGATGTCTGCAAGAAGAATCTGATGGGTAAGAATATGCTTTACCCCCTTTTGTAGTAGCTGCGCTTCTGTTTTCCACGCAGAGTCTTCAGATGATGTAAGGTGTTCTTCCTGTGGAAACTCCCATAGTCCTTGCCAAATGTCACCCGCACCACGTTGGTGGATGGCAATCTTTCCTTCATATTCAATACAAAGATAGGTGAAATGACGTTCCCGTTGTTTCACTTTTTTGCTTTTTACTGGTAGTTCATCAATGCGTTGTTCACGGAAAGCAACGCATGTTTCGCAGAGTGGACAAGCACTGCAATGAGGAGAATTTGGTGTACACTGCGTTGCGCCAAAGTCCATAATAGCTTCGTTGTAGTCTGCCGGTTCATTTATAGGTAAAAGAGATTGAGCGAGTGTTTGAAACTCCTTCTTCCCTTCGGTGCTATCAATAGGTGTCTCGATGCCATAATAGCGAGAAAGCACACGATAAACGTTGCCGTCTACCACAGCAACTGGTTCGCCAAAAGCAATAGAAGCAATGGCAGCAGCAGTATAATCGCCTACACCTTTCAGAGTCTTTAATTCTTTGAAAGTCTGTGGGAATCCACCTAATTCCATCACCTGTTGTGCTGCCGTATGGAGGTTTCTTGCACGAGAATAGTAACCCAAACCCTGCCAAGCCTTTAGCACTTCGTTCTCAGTGGCAGCAGCGAGGTCGTTAACGGTGGGCCATTTTGCCATAAAACGTTCCCAATAACTCATACCTTGAACGATACGAGTTTGCTGTAAAATAACCTCACTCAGCCAGATAGCGTATGCATCCTTTGTCTCTCGCCAAGGTAGAGAACGTCCGTTATTTTTGAACCATTGAAGGAGTGTTACTGCGAAATTCATGGAACAAAGGTAGTTAAAAAGTGGAAAAAGAATGAAAAGTAATGTGATGTTTTGTTGGTTAAATCATTATAATTTCCTATTTTTGCCATGACTATTACCCTTAAAAGGCATATTTTTATGTTACTTTCAGATAGAGAAGTATTATAAACATAAGCCAGATATAGGGAGGATTATTATAAAATTAGAAGTTATAAAAGATGAGAAACAAGGTAAAGAAAATGTTTATGGGCCTTGCCCTCATTGTGGCAATGCTATCGGTAAGCTCATGTGCTACGCGTGAGTCAGCTATTAACGACTTAGAGAATTTCTCCTACGAATTACGTGATAACAGCCAATACTACACAGCAAAGAAGTGGCGTAAAGCTGTTGATAAGTTTGGTCGTATCCGTCGAGAGATCTCACGCCATGATTATACCGTTGCAGAACGCCAGCGTATCGGTAAGCTCGAAGGTGATTGTGCCCGTTATATGGTGCGCGGTGCCAAGGATGGTGTGATGAATAGCGTCTTTGGTCTTGGCAGTGAGATACAAGGTATCTTAGATGCTTTCGGTATCAAAGGTAAAGAATAGACTTGATAAGGTCTTTGGTAGGCATAAAGAAATTGAACTTCAGTTCTCAAAAAGCAGAACTTGAAGCAGGCAGAATAAAACAAAAGGTGGCAGCTTATTAGACTTTAAGCAAATAGTTGGCAACCTTTTGTTTTTTTTTGATTTAAAATATTGTTTAGTCACCTATAATTAGTAACTTTGCAAATCAAATCCATAAAATGTTTTACAATGGCTGGTAAAAAACAAATTAAGACTGCTCTTATTTCGGTTTTTCATAAAGATGGACTTGAGGATTTGCTCAAGAAGTTAGATGCGGAAGGTGTGAAATTCTTAAGTACAGGTGGTACACAAGAGTTCATCGAATCATTAGGATACCCATGTCAAAAGGTAGAAGACGTAACATCTTATCCTTCTATCCTTGGAGGTCGTGTGAAGACCCTTCATCCAAAGGTCTTTGGAGGAATCCTTTCTCGCCGTGATAATGAAAGTGATCAGGCACAGATGCAGAAATATGAAATACCTTTCATTGATCTTGTTATCGTAGATCTTTATCCGTTTGAGCAGACAGTTGCCAGTGGTGCCAGCGCAGAAGACATCATTGAGAAGATTGATATCGGTGGTATTTCACTGATACGTGCAGGAGCAAAGAATTTTAAGGATGTTGTTATCGTGCCAAGTAAGGCAGAATATCCAGTGTTGCTCCAGATCCTCAATACAAATGGTGCGCAGACAGATATCGAAGACCGAAAGATGTTTGCAGAGCGTGCTTTTGGTGTTAGCAGTCACTATGATAAAGCTATCCATAGCTGGTTTGCGACAGAATAAGCACAGATTAGAAAAGAATATACAATTATAAAATACAGATATATTAATGGGATTATTTTCATTTATCCAGGAAATTGCTATGGACCTGGGAACGGCAAACACGATTATTATCAGCGATGATAAGATTGTAGTTGACGAGCCGTCAGTAGTAGCACTGGACCGTCGCACAGATAAGATGATTGCTGTGGGTGGTGATGCAAAGATGATGTACGAGAAGGAACATCCCAATATTCGTACAATCCGCCCTTTGCGCGACGGAGTTATCGCTGACTTTACAGCTTGTGAGCAGATGATGCGTGGACTTATTAAGATGGTTCACAGTGGTAATCGTTTCTTCTCACCTTCATTACGTATGGTAATCGGTGTTCCATCAGGTTCTACTGAAGTGGAGCTTCGTGCTGTCCGTGACTCAGCTGAACACGCTGATGGTCGTGATGTATATCTTATCTTCGAGCCAATGGCTGCAGCTCTTGGTATGGGTCTTGATGTAGAGGCTCCAGAGGGTAACATGATTGTTGATATCGGTGGTGGTAGCACAGAGATTGCTGTAATCTCTTTGGGTGGTATCGTATGTAATAACTCTATCCGTGTAGCTGGTGATGACCTCACTGCAGATATTCAGGAATATATGAGTCGTCAGCACAATGTGAAGGTCAGTGAGCGTATGGCAGAGCGTATTAAGCTCCATGTAGGTTCAGCGCTGACAGACCTTGGTGATGAAGCTCCA
Coding sequences:
- a CDS encoding MGS-like domain protein, with product MAGKKQIKTALISVFHKDGLEDLLKKLDAEGVKFLSTGGTQEFIESLGYPCQKVEDVTSYPSILGGRVKTLHPKVFGGILSRRDNESDQAQMQKYEIPFIDLVIVDLYPFEQTVASGASAEDIIEKIDIGGISLIRAGAKNFKDVVIVPSKAEYPVLLQILNTNGAQTDIEDRKMFAERAFGVSSHYDKAIHSWFATE
- a CDS encoding MFS transporter, whose translation is MKTERQISPWAWIPSLYFAEGLPYIAVTVLSLQVYMQMGLSDAEVTFYTSWLYLPWVIKPLWSPFLDLIKTKRWWIIVMQMLVGAAFAGVAFTVNTSLWLQGTICFFWLLAFSSATHDVVADGFYMMGLNQHDQAFFVGIRSTFYRISMVVGKGGLIALAGFLHKKFDIQWTWSLVFYGLMALFMGLALYHRFILPRPSEDSERAQVSASHLLRSFGETFLSFFKKEQALTTICFLLLFRLPEALIIPISQLFLQASKTKGGLALSEIEYGTVNGVVGVAGLLIGGVIGGMMISRDGLKRWIWPMTAAITLPNLAYVYLAYILPDNVIAISIAVFIENFGYGFGFSAYMLFMIYFSRGEHKTSHYALCTGFMALSMMIPGLFAGALAQAVGYRWFFVIVMIVCIFPFLVAHQLRIDEDFGKK
- a CDS encoding rod shape-determining protein; protein product: MGLFSFIQEIAMDLGTANTIIISDDKIVVDEPSVVALDRRTDKMIAVGGDAKMMYEKEHPNIRTIRPLRDGVIADFTACEQMMRGLIKMVHSGNRFFSPSLRMVIGVPSGSTEVELRAVRDSAEHADGRDVYLIFEPMAAALGMGLDVEAPEGNMIVDIGGGSTEIAVISLGGIVCNNSIRVAGDDLTADIQEYMSRQHNVKVSERMAERIKLHVGSALTDLGDEAPEDYIVHGPNRITALPMEVPVCYQEIAHCLDKTVAKIENAVLSALENTPPELYADIVKNGIYLSGGGALLRGIDKRLTDKINIPFHIAEDPLHSVAKGAGIALKNVDRFSFLMR
- the mutY gene encoding A/G-specific adenine glycosylase, with amino-acid sequence MNFAVTLLQWFKNNGRSLPWRETKDAYAIWLSEVILQQTRIVQGMSYWERFMAKWPTVNDLAAATENEVLKAWQGLGYYSRARNLHTAAQQVMELGGFPQTFKELKTLKGVGDYTAAAIASIAFGEPVAVVDGNVYRVLSRYYGIETPIDSTEGKKEFQTLAQSLLPINEPADYNEAIMDFGATQCTPNSPHCSACPLCETCVAFREQRIDELPVKSKKVKQRERHFTYLCIEYEGKIAIHQRGAGDIWQGLWEFPQEEHLTSSEDSAWKTEAQLLQKGVKHILTHQILLADIYLWQPTRRPQLPSEFIWIEKQDLENYALPRLIEILLKAVPA